A single Brachybacterium sillae DNA region contains:
- a CDS encoding redoxin domain-containing protein, whose amino-acid sequence MTQTPSHDDAPLARPAGSAGDGTPTGSATGARVRGSALRGRGWLNTGGGEITLEQLRGKVVVLDFWTFCCVNCLHVLDELRPVEEKWAQEMVVIGVHSPKFEFEKDPDALAANVERYEVTHPVLDDPELRTWSEYGARAWPTLVVLDTHGRIASTLSGEGHAENLDALIGRLVAEGEADGSLVRGPAPTVLEARTEQPLRYPSKVVRLDDGRLVVSDAGQHRLVVFADDGVTVDEVIGSGRRGYADGEAEEAAFAEPNGIVALPEDVADAAGYDLLVADTANHRLRGIRLGRNRLLRGRSATTVTTVAGSGTQWMQGRQLPVGGGDPLTFDLSTPWDLTWSSVLNSVVITMAGIHQIWTFDPRRGALAVLGGTTQEGLVDGALVRSWWAQPSGADELPDGRIVIADSETSAVRVIDPQTFTVRTLVGEGLFDFGHVDGPLEGARLQHPLGVTALPDGRIAVSDTYNGAIRLIDETAGSVVTVATDLAEPSGAVVGVPVDGIGQLVVVESGAHRLTWVSIAKAAEQVIDEGARRSERPVTEIGPGPLRVRVTFTPPPGHKLDDSLGPSTQVSISTTPRGMLRSGGGTSTELERTIELDPELTEGVLHVNARAASCDADPSVEFPACHMHQQDWGVPFRVVDGGPDHLDLALLG is encoded by the coding sequence ATGACCCAGACCCCCTCGCATGACGACGCCCCCCTCGCCCGCCCCGCCGGGTCCGCGGGGGACGGCACCCCCACCGGCAGCGCCACCGGCGCCCGCGTGCGCGGCAGTGCCCTGCGCGGCCGCGGCTGGCTGAACACCGGCGGCGGGGAGATCACCCTGGAGCAGCTGCGCGGCAAGGTCGTCGTGCTGGACTTCTGGACCTTCTGCTGCGTGAACTGCCTGCACGTGCTCGACGAACTGCGGCCCGTGGAGGAGAAGTGGGCGCAGGAGATGGTCGTCATCGGCGTCCACTCCCCGAAGTTCGAGTTCGAGAAGGACCCCGACGCGCTCGCCGCGAACGTCGAGCGCTACGAGGTCACGCACCCCGTGCTCGACGACCCCGAGCTGCGCACCTGGAGTGAGTACGGCGCCCGCGCCTGGCCCACCCTGGTGGTGCTCGACACCCACGGCCGCATCGCCTCCACCCTCTCCGGGGAAGGGCATGCCGAGAACCTCGATGCCCTGATCGGCCGGCTCGTCGCCGAGGGCGAGGCCGACGGCTCCCTCGTCCGCGGCCCGGCCCCGACGGTGCTCGAGGCCCGTACCGAGCAGCCGCTGCGGTACCCGTCGAAGGTGGTGCGCCTGGACGACGGTCGACTCGTCGTCTCCGACGCCGGTCAGCATCGCCTGGTGGTGTTCGCCGACGACGGTGTCACCGTCGACGAGGTGATCGGCTCCGGCCGTCGCGGCTACGCGGACGGCGAGGCCGAGGAGGCCGCCTTCGCCGAACCCAACGGCATCGTGGCCCTGCCGGAGGACGTCGCCGACGCCGCCGGGTACGACCTGCTCGTCGCCGACACGGCCAACCATCGCCTGCGCGGCATCCGCCTGGGGCGCAACCGGCTGCTGCGCGGCCGCAGCGCCACCACCGTCACCACCGTCGCCGGCAGCGGCACCCAGTGGATGCAGGGCCGCCAGCTGCCCGTCGGCGGCGGTGACCCCCTCACCTTCGACCTGTCGACCCCGTGGGACCTCACCTGGTCGTCGGTGCTGAACTCCGTGGTGATCACCATGGCGGGCATCCACCAGATCTGGACCTTCGATCCGCGGCGCGGTGCCCTCGCGGTGCTCGGCGGCACCACCCAGGAGGGCCTCGTCGACGGCGCCCTCGTCCGCTCCTGGTGGGCGCAGCCCTCCGGCGCCGATGAGTTGCCCGACGGCCGGATCGTCATCGCCGATTCGGAGACCTCCGCGGTGCGGGTGATCGACCCGCAGACCTTCACCGTCCGCACCCTGGTGGGGGAGGGGCTGTTCGACTTCGGACATGTCGACGGGCCACTGGAGGGTGCCCGGTTGCAGCATCCGCTCGGGGTGACCGCTCTGCCCGACGGCCGCATCGCCGTCAGCGACACCTACAACGGGGCGATCCGTCTGATCGACGAGACCGCCGGGAGTGTCGTCACCGTCGCCACGGACCTCGCCGAACCCTCCGGTGCGGTGGTCGGAGTGCCCGTCGACGGCATCGGCCAGCTGGTCGTCGTCGAATCCGGCGCCCACCGCCTCACCTGGGTGTCCATCGCCAAGGCCGCCGAGCAGGTGATCGACGAGGGTGCCCGTCGTTCCGAACGGCCCGTCACCGAGATCGGCCCCGGCCCGCTGCGGGTGCGGGTGACGTTCACCCCGCCGCCCGGTCACAAGCTCGACGACTCCCTCGGCCCCTCCACCCAGGTGAGCATCAGCACCACCCCCAGGGGGATGCTCCGCAGCGGCGGGGGGACCTCCACCGAGCTGGAGCGGACGATCGAGCTGGACCCGGAGCTTACCGAGGGTGTACTGCATGTGAACGCCCGCGCGGCCAGCTGCGACGCCGACCCGTCCGTCGAATTCCCCGCCTGTCACATGCACCAGCAGGACTGGGGTGTGCCGTTCCGCGTCGTCGACGGTGGTCCCGACCATCTGGACCTGGCCCTGCTGGGCTGA
- a CDS encoding pyrophosphatase, with the protein MDFLATYPLGDDIAWTLLITSVVTVGVLAAAVILPRRLATDPDDPQLRPESAARLGGLLGAVASALGWIGVPLAALLLLAQNGPLDGRLVRAGLLLVGLFLPVISAALTGRLLWRAQGLAADRRLGLVPRLGGLVAATSVAVPAVPILALWWSVRATAGSALIALTVGTALGALALHAATAAAHSAGSAATLLAGTQENDLDRHDPRNLGASHLRDADLLRRGPVRAADLTVLTTAAVGLTAALGTPVLAAEAVLTAAAGLLLALVASLVVALLPLQGTRGREGDALRVRALIATLLPVGALAAWLGLVIPSEYQDLRFRQAGMADFTDPSITGGQRVPRESLEPQILQSRGDLGSFVAQTSDARDDTALLDVLALYGTSPAALVAGSLLAGALLALLALILTAAMAGRDSGRSLLVARTSRTGGALGLLAAAGRAALGAALVLVPLALLAAGVAGASAGVEALRSALLAVAALGALLVVVAHAAPAHAAELLDDPRLEEDHRGVVRHGDSETAAPLAVGQALVGLGVLGAMQAVIAAGSRAETVWEDRAIHDASVASPFVAAGVLFGVVMLLVQVASVLEIGRRLGAGAVVDTRTALLDDTGRLPLVDVLPGARRAATLVLVAAVLLPVMVAGAAGPAALVAYAAVALCGAVALSLWSTQLVIAAERALELIEAGRFGGRGSWAHSGALGTVATAGALRGALGPALAVGALASALVASLLVPLTVAWYAGTVDVFLRAGIALLALALLGGAAVYAASTAEPDLEDDASEVPAPLFGTAEQAEGSGRGRVSRPGLPRGRRGR; encoded by the coding sequence GTGGATTTCCTCGCCACCTATCCCCTCGGCGATGACATCGCCTGGACCCTCCTGATCACGTCGGTGGTGACCGTCGGCGTGCTCGCCGCTGCGGTCATCCTGCCGCGCCGCCTGGCCACCGATCCCGACGACCCGCAGCTGCGACCGGAATCCGCGGCGCGGCTGGGGGGTCTGCTCGGCGCGGTCGCCTCCGCCCTCGGCTGGATCGGTGTGCCCCTTGCGGCCCTGCTGCTGCTGGCGCAGAACGGACCGCTGGACGGACGGCTGGTGCGGGCCGGGCTGCTGCTCGTGGGTCTGTTCCTGCCGGTGATCTCCGCGGCCCTGACGGGTCGCTTGCTGTGGCGCGCCCAGGGCCTCGCCGCGGACCGCCGCCTCGGCCTGGTTCCGCGGCTGGGCGGTCTCGTGGCTGCGACCTCGGTGGCGGTGCCCGCCGTGCCGATCCTCGCCCTGTGGTGGAGCGTGCGTGCCACCGCCGGCTCCGCCCTCATCGCCCTCACCGTCGGCACCGCCCTCGGGGCGCTGGCGCTGCATGCGGCCACCGCCGCCGCCCACTCCGCCGGGTCCGCCGCCACGCTGCTGGCCGGCACCCAGGAGAACGATCTCGACCGCCACGACCCGCGCAACCTCGGCGCCTCGCATCTGCGGGACGCCGACCTGCTGCGACGTGGTCCCGTCCGCGCTGCCGACCTGACCGTCCTCACCACCGCCGCCGTGGGGCTCACCGCCGCCCTCGGCACCCCCGTGCTCGCGGCCGAGGCCGTGCTGACCGCCGCCGCCGGACTGCTGCTGGCACTGGTGGCATCGCTGGTCGTGGCGCTGCTGCCGCTGCAGGGCACCCGCGGGCGCGAGGGCGACGCCCTGCGCGTGCGCGCTCTCATCGCCACCCTGCTGCCGGTCGGCGCGCTCGCGGCCTGGCTGGGCCTTGTGATCCCCTCCGAGTATCAGGACCTGCGGTTCCGGCAGGCCGGGATGGCCGACTTCACCGACCCCAGCATCACCGGTGGTCAGCGGGTGCCGCGGGAGTCCCTGGAACCGCAGATCCTCCAGAGCCGCGGCGACCTCGGCTCCTTCGTCGCCCAGACCTCCGATGCCCGGGACGACACCGCCCTGCTGGACGTGCTCGCCCTGTACGGCACCTCACCGGCGGCGCTCGTGGCCGGGTCGCTGCTCGCGGGTGCCCTCCTGGCGCTGCTGGCCCTGATCCTCACCGCCGCGATGGCCGGCCGCGACAGCGGACGGTCCCTGCTGGTGGCCCGCACCAGCCGCACCGGCGGTGCTCTCGGGCTGCTGGCCGCCGCCGGCCGCGCCGCTCTCGGGGCCGCTCTCGTGCTGGTGCCGTTGGCGCTGCTCGCGGCCGGGGTGGCCGGTGCCTCCGCCGGGGTGGAGGCCCTGCGCTCGGCGCTGCTCGCGGTCGCCGCGCTCGGTGCGCTGCTGGTGGTCGTCGCCCACGCGGCCCCTGCCCACGCCGCGGAACTGCTCGACGATCCGCGCCTGGAGGAGGACCACCGCGGGGTGGTGCGCCATGGCGACTCCGAGACCGCCGCCCCGCTCGCGGTGGGACAGGCTCTCGTCGGTCTCGGCGTGCTCGGGGCGATGCAGGCGGTGATCGCCGCCGGGTCCCGGGCGGAGACCGTGTGGGAGGACCGGGCCATCCACGACGCCTCCGTCGCCTCCCCGTTCGTCGCGGCGGGTGTGCTGTTCGGCGTGGTGATGCTTCTGGTCCAGGTCGCCTCGGTGCTGGAGATCGGCCGCCGCCTCGGCGCCGGGGCCGTCGTCGACACCCGCACCGCCCTGCTGGACGACACCGGCCGACTGCCCCTGGTGGATGTGCTGCCCGGTGCCCGCCGCGCCGCCACCCTGGTGCTCGTCGCGGCGGTGCTGCTGCCGGTGATGGTCGCGGGCGCGGCAGGTCCCGCCGCCCTCGTCGCGTATGCGGCGGTGGCCCTGTGCGGGGCGGTGGCGCTCAGCCTGTGGTCCACCCAGCTGGTGATCGCCGCCGAGCGGGCCCTCGAACTGATCGAGGCCGGTCGCTTCGGCGGGCGCGGGTCCTGGGCGCACTCCGGGGCGCTCGGCACCGTCGCCACCGCCGGGGCGCTGCGCGGCGCCCTGGGGCCGGCCCTCGCCGTCGGGGCGCTCGCCTCCGCCCTGGTCGCCTCGCTGCTGGTACCGCTGACGGTCGCCTGGTACGCCGGCACCGTCGACGTGTTCCTCCGCGCCGGGATCGCCCTGCTGGCCCTGGCCCTCCTCGGTGGTGCTGCGGTCTACGCCGCCTCCACTGCCGAACCCGACCTCGAGGACGACGCCTCCGAGGTTCCCGCACCGCTGTTCGGCACAGCCGAGCAGGCGGAGGGGTCCGGGCGTGGCCGCGTCAGTCGACCGGGGTTGCCGCGAGGACGCCGCGGACGATGA
- a CDS encoding TetR/AcrR family transcriptional regulator, with the protein MPRISGRTLAEHRDRVRRRVFDALGELLSEHDYEDLTFAQIAQAAGVGRTAMYNHFPDRSVLLAEYALQETTDYLERLRAGIAGADDPTQELRLYVRTQVELNDAFHMPGGGAIRTPLPAETAVRMREHVLLIEDVLRQILHRGIEAGEFRTDLAVDPTIRIIHALLIGRPTASREDPPALEEFIVRGVLAATPVD; encoded by the coding sequence ATGCCCCGCATCTCCGGCCGGACCCTTGCCGAGCACCGCGACCGTGTGCGTCGTCGGGTCTTCGACGCCCTGGGTGAACTGCTGTCCGAGCACGACTACGAGGACCTGACCTTCGCGCAGATCGCGCAGGCTGCTGGCGTCGGGCGCACGGCGATGTACAACCACTTCCCCGACAGGTCGGTGCTGCTGGCGGAGTATGCGCTGCAGGAGACCACCGACTACCTGGAGCGGCTGCGGGCGGGGATCGCGGGAGCAGACGACCCCACCCAGGAGCTTCGGCTGTACGTGCGCACCCAGGTGGAGCTGAACGACGCCTTCCACATGCCCGGCGGTGGGGCGATCCGCACGCCTCTGCCGGCGGAGACCGCGGTGCGGATGCGGGAGCATGTCCTGCTGATCGAGGACGTGCTGCGGCAGATCCTCCACCGGGGCATCGAGGCCGGGGAGTTCCGCACCGACCTGGCCGTGGATCCCACGATCCGGATCATCCACGCCCTGCTGATCGGCCGCCCGACGGCATCGCGGGAGGATCCCCCCGCGCTGGAGGAGTTCATCGTCCGCGGCGTCCTCGCGGCAACCCCGGTCGACTGA
- the dcd gene encoding dCTP deaminase, with translation MLLSDRDIRAEIDAGRVRLTPYDPDMIQPASVDVRIDRFFRLFDNHKYAMIDPARNQESLTREVAVDPEEPYMLHPGEFVLASTYEQVTLPEDIAARLEGKSSLGRLGLLTHSTAGFIDPGFMGHITLELSNMATLPVALWPGMKIGQLCFFRLSSPAERPYGTEGNLNRYHGQRGPTASRSYLNFHRTVIPTDPAAEPSTDPEPSED, from the coding sequence GTGCTCCTGAGCGATCGTGACATCCGCGCCGAGATCGACGCCGGTCGCGTGCGCCTAACCCCCTACGACCCGGACATGATCCAGCCGGCCTCCGTGGACGTGCGCATCGACCGGTTCTTCCGCCTGTTCGACAACCACAAGTACGCCATGATCGACCCGGCCCGGAACCAGGAGTCGCTGACCCGGGAGGTCGCGGTCGATCCGGAGGAGCCGTACATGCTCCACCCGGGCGAGTTCGTGCTGGCCTCCACCTACGAGCAGGTGACCCTGCCGGAGGACATCGCCGCCCGGCTGGAGGGGAAGAGCTCTCTGGGGCGGCTGGGTCTGTTGACGCACTCCACCGCCGGGTTCATCGACCCCGGCTTCATGGGGCACATCACCCTGGAACTGTCGAACATGGCGACGCTGCCGGTGGCGCTGTGGCCGGGGATGAAGATCGGACAGCTGTGCTTCTTCCGGCTGTCGAGCCCCGCCGAGCGCCCCTACGGCACCGAGGGGAATCTCAACCGGTACCACGGTCAGCGTGGTCCCACGGCCTCCCGCTCCTACCTGAACTTCCACCGCACCGTGATCCCCACGGATCCCGCTGCTGAGCCCAGCACCGATCCCGAGCCGTCCGAGGACTGA
- a CDS encoding MFS transporter, giving the protein MDQSLLISGPQDRRHAVRAFALWDGGMSAFSSVILTFVFATYLTTAVAAGDLTDPMEVEAAQARGAQVLSAAQAWGALAVALLAPLLGNLADSGRARNPLLRITTLATVLVIALMPLIAPDRSLLWPGAILIALAVVLSELAGVFVNSVLPEISTVENRGRVSGTAWAVGYWGSILALVVVLLGFVMPGSGLLGITAERAWNIRAIPLFVAVWILVLTLPLMLRAPRHRGRDTTPGADRWTPWQGYAQIGRHLARSWREDRILLWYLVASAIYRDGLGAVFALAGVLAATAYGFSTPEVILFGIVANLAAGMGVFLGGRADDRFGPRRVIIVGTLAIIVLGLVVLVLPQKAVFWVMGVLISCFVGPVQSASRSLLSRMSRPGREAEDFGLYATTGRALGFLGTGAFSVAVALTGVPRQGFLGILVVLLVGLLAFLPIPLGAAGRSGRESGAAGDASVR; this is encoded by the coding sequence GTGGACCAGAGCCTCCTCATCTCGGGCCCCCAGGATCGACGTCACGCCGTGCGGGCCTTCGCCCTCTGGGACGGTGGCATGTCGGCGTTCTCCTCGGTGATCCTCACCTTCGTCTTCGCCACCTACCTCACGACCGCGGTGGCCGCCGGGGATCTCACGGATCCGATGGAGGTCGAGGCCGCGCAGGCGCGAGGGGCCCAGGTGCTCTCCGCCGCACAGGCCTGGGGGGCTCTCGCGGTGGCGCTGCTGGCGCCGCTGCTGGGGAACCTCGCCGACAGCGGCCGCGCCCGCAACCCGCTGCTGCGGATCACCACCCTCGCGACGGTGCTGGTGATCGCCCTGATGCCGCTGATCGCCCCCGACCGCTCCCTGCTGTGGCCCGGGGCGATCCTCATCGCCCTCGCGGTGGTGCTCTCGGAGCTCGCCGGGGTGTTCGTGAACTCGGTGCTGCCGGAGATCTCCACGGTGGAGAACCGCGGCCGGGTCTCCGGCACCGCCTGGGCCGTCGGCTACTGGGGGTCGATCCTGGCGCTGGTGGTGGTGCTGCTGGGTTTCGTCATGCCGGGTTCCGGTCTGCTGGGCATCACCGCCGAGCGGGCGTGGAACATCCGGGCGATCCCGCTGTTCGTCGCGGTGTGGATCCTGGTGCTGACGCTGCCGTTGATGCTGCGGGCTCCGCGGCACCGGGGTCGGGACACCACACCGGGGGCGGACCGCTGGACGCCCTGGCAGGGGTACGCACAGATCGGTCGGCACCTGGCCCGCTCGTGGCGGGAGGACCGCATCCTGCTGTGGTACCTGGTGGCATCGGCGATCTACCGCGACGGCCTGGGGGCAGTGTTCGCCCTGGCCGGGGTGCTCGCCGCCACCGCCTACGGCTTCTCCACCCCCGAGGTGATCCTCTTCGGGATCGTCGCGAACCTCGCCGCCGGCATGGGCGTGTTCCTCGGGGGCCGGGCCGACGACCGGTTCGGCCCCCGCCGGGTGATCATCGTCGGCACCCTCGCGATCATCGTGCTGGGACTGGTGGTGCTGGTGCTGCCGCAGAAGGCCGTGTTCTGGGTGATGGGTGTGCTGATCAGCTGCTTCGTCGGGCCGGTGCAGTCGGCCTCCCGCAGCCTGCTGTCGCGGATGTCACGGCCCGGCCGCGAGGCGGAGGACTTCGGCCTGTACGCCACCACCGGTCGGGCCCTCGGATTCCTCGGCACCGGGGCGTTCTCGGTGGCGGTCGCGCTCACCGGGGTGCCCCGTCAGGGCTTCCTGGGGATCCTCGTGGTGCTGCTGGTGGGGCTGCTGGCCTTCCTGCCCATCCCCCTGGGGGCGGCGGGACGGTCCGGACGCGAGAGCGGAGCCGCGGGGGACGCCTCCGTCAGGTGA
- a CDS encoding Na+/H+ antiporter subunit A: MLTLLLAHAVAALIAPWLVRRIGRHAFYPLALVPLAGAVWTAAHDPRVLAEHPLTRTIPWLPQFDLSITVRMDPLSWVMTLLVCGVGALVLAYSARYFHDGEPGLGRFAGVLTAFAGAMAALVLADDVMVLFIAWELTTIFSYLLIGHYAGKQASRRAAMNALISTTAGGLAMFVGLQMLAVRAGSARFSDILASGMWEQGGPYLVTAMLLVIAGAASKSALIPTHFWLPGAMAAPTPVSAYLHAAAMVKAGIYLLLRFAPVFAQMPRVAAVVAVLGAATMLLGGWRSLRQTDLKLLLAFGTVSQLGFLAAVAALGTRGTTLAAMGMMLAHALFKAPLFMVVGIIDKTFGTRDLRRLSGVWRVIPVPAVIGILSAASMAAVPPLFGFVAKEGVYTSLWEAGGWHRVLLAALVVGSVLTVAYSWRFVRGAFLDSPGAPAVPAAAVPVLFWVPPALIAVGTLVLPFLATGVEGILHAQVEDLPQVGEETHLALVPHLGVPLLLSALTFGFGVLLAVAARPMERLQAAVSPDRFREGPLGDLVDAERGFRRLMREVDRVAVEVTPVFQRGSLPLTLGTMLLVLIALTVPTTLGALPVDNRLVLFHHPAEPLLFALATLGAIGAARSRRRLRAVFLITVTGYVAAMFFLLAGAPDVATTQVLVETASTVVLVLVLRRLPVHFSRRPLKLDRWVRWAIALGTAVAMCSAALLAAGARVAQPLGPELIEPAYTIGGGHNVVNVALVDARVWDTMGEISVLLVVATGVASLIFVTRREPRIDRVKDLDETATIWRRRDAGDLPRNVLAFDVDGGEPGQNRWRTWLTAGQTLAPERRMVMLEVVTRITFPLTMIFSLYLLMAGHNLPGGGFAGGLVAGLALTLRYLAGGRYELIEAAPVQAGLVLGTGLSIAVLTGVVPVLLGGGVFQSYQVTLHLPALGEVHLVSALIFDIGVYLVVVGVMLDFLRALGAQIDLQQEADADVR; this comes from the coding sequence GTGCTGACCCTTCTCCTCGCCCACGCCGTCGCGGCACTCATCGCCCCGTGGCTGGTGCGACGGATCGGTCGCCACGCCTTCTACCCGCTGGCCCTGGTGCCGCTTGCCGGAGCGGTGTGGACCGCCGCCCATGATCCCCGCGTGCTCGCCGAGCACCCCCTGACGCGCACGATCCCGTGGTTGCCGCAGTTCGACCTGTCGATCACGGTGAGGATGGACCCCCTCAGCTGGGTGATGACCCTCCTGGTGTGCGGTGTCGGAGCGCTGGTCCTGGCCTACAGCGCCCGGTACTTCCACGACGGGGAACCGGGGCTCGGACGATTCGCCGGGGTGCTCACCGCCTTCGCCGGGGCGATGGCCGCCCTGGTGCTGGCCGACGACGTGATGGTCCTGTTCATCGCGTGGGAGCTCACCACGATCTTCTCGTACCTGTTGATCGGCCATTACGCCGGGAAGCAGGCGTCCCGCCGCGCCGCCATGAACGCGCTGATCTCCACCACCGCCGGGGGCCTGGCGATGTTCGTGGGGCTGCAGATGCTGGCGGTGCGCGCCGGCAGCGCCCGGTTCTCCGACATCCTCGCCAGCGGGATGTGGGAGCAGGGCGGCCCCTACCTCGTCACCGCGATGCTGCTGGTGATCGCCGGTGCCGCCTCGAAGTCGGCCCTGATCCCCACCCATTTCTGGTTGCCCGGCGCGATGGCGGCGCCCACGCCCGTCTCGGCCTACCTGCATGCCGCGGCGATGGTGAAGGCCGGCATCTACCTGCTGCTGCGTTTCGCGCCCGTCTTCGCGCAGATGCCGCGGGTGGCGGCCGTGGTGGCGGTGTTGGGTGCTGCGACGATGCTGCTGGGCGGATGGCGTTCCCTGCGGCAGACCGACCTCAAACTGCTGCTGGCCTTCGGGACCGTGTCCCAGCTGGGGTTCCTCGCCGCGGTGGCGGCCCTCGGCACCCGTGGCACCACCCTCGCCGCGATGGGGATGATGCTCGCCCACGCCCTGTTCAAGGCGCCGCTGTTCATGGTCGTCGGCATCATCGACAAGACCTTCGGCACCCGGGACCTGCGTCGGCTCAGCGGGGTGTGGCGGGTGATCCCCGTTCCCGCGGTGATCGGCATCCTCTCCGCGGCCTCGATGGCGGCGGTGCCGCCCCTGTTCGGCTTCGTCGCGAAGGAGGGCGTGTACACCTCACTGTGGGAAGCCGGCGGCTGGCATCGGGTGCTGTTGGCGGCCCTGGTCGTCGGCAGCGTGCTGACCGTCGCCTACTCGTGGCGATTCGTGCGTGGCGCCTTCCTCGACTCGCCCGGAGCCCCCGCGGTGCCGGCGGCCGCGGTGCCGGTGCTGTTCTGGGTGCCGCCCGCGCTGATCGCAGTGGGCACGCTGGTGCTGCCTTTCCTGGCCACGGGTGTGGAGGGCATCCTGCACGCGCAGGTCGAGGATCTGCCGCAGGTGGGGGAGGAGACCCACCTCGCACTGGTGCCGCACCTGGGGGTGCCGCTGTTGCTGAGCGCGCTCACCTTCGGCTTCGGTGTGCTGCTGGCGGTGGCGGCGCGGCCGATGGAGCGACTGCAGGCGGCCGTCTCCCCGGACCGCTTCCGGGAGGGGCCGCTGGGGGATCTGGTCGACGCCGAACGCGGTTTTCGTCGCCTGATGCGCGAGGTAGACCGCGTGGCGGTGGAGGTCACCCCGGTATTCCAGCGGGGGTCCCTGCCGCTGACGCTCGGCACCATGTTGCTGGTGCTGATCGCCCTGACCGTGCCGACGACGCTCGGCGCTCTGCCGGTCGACAACCGGCTCGTGCTGTTCCACCACCCCGCCGAGCCGCTGCTGTTCGCCCTCGCCACCCTCGGCGCGATCGGTGCCGCACGGTCCCGCAGGCGTCTGCGGGCCGTCTTCCTCATCACCGTCACCGGATATGTCGCGGCGATGTTCTTCCTTCTCGCGGGGGCACCGGATGTCGCCACCACCCAGGTGCTGGTGGAGACCGCGTCCACGGTGGTGCTGGTTCTGGTGCTGCGGCGCCTGCCGGTGCACTTCTCCCGACGGCCGTTGAAGCTCGACCGCTGGGTGCGGTGGGCCATTGCCCTGGGCACCGCGGTGGCGATGTGTTCGGCGGCCCTGCTCGCCGCCGGTGCCCGGGTGGCGCAGCCTCTGGGACCGGAGCTGATCGAACCGGCCTACACCATCGGCGGCGGCCACAACGTGGTGAACGTGGCGCTGGTCGACGCCCGTGTGTGGGACACGATGGGGGAGATCTCGGTGCTGCTGGTGGTCGCCACCGGCGTGGCGTCCCTGATCTTCGTGACCCGGCGGGAGCCGCGCATCGACCGGGTCAAGGACCTCGATGAGACCGCCACCATCTGGCGCCGCCGCGACGCCGGGGACCTGCCCCGCAACGTGCTCGCCTTCGACGTGGACGGCGGGGAGCCGGGGCAGAATCGGTGGCGCACCTGGCTGACGGCCGGGCAGACCCTCGCGCCCGAGCGGCGGATGGTGATGCTCGAGGTGGTCACCCGCATCACCTTCCCGCTGACGATGATCTTCTCCCTCTACCTGCTGATGGCCGGTCACAACCTGCCCGGTGGCGGGTTCGCCGGCGGGCTGGTTGCGGGGCTCGCGCTGACGCTGCGCTACCTGGCCGGTGGTCGCTATGAGTTGATCGAGGCAGCGCCCGTCCAGGCCGGTCTGGTGCTCGGCACCGGGTTGAGCATCGCGGTGCTCACCGGCGTGGTGCCCGTGCTGCTGGGCGGCGGGGTGTTCCAGTCCTACCAGGTCACGCTGCACCTCCCGGCGCTGGGAGAGGTGCACCTGGTCTCCGCACTGATCTTCGACATCGGCGTGTACCTGGTGGTGGTCGGCGTGATGCTGGACTTCCTGCGCGCCCTGGGCGCCCAGATCGATCTGCAGCAGGAGGCCGATGCCGATGTCCGTTAG
- a CDS encoding Na(+)/H(+) antiporter subunit C has protein sequence MPMSVSLTLLLTAGVLITCGVYLVLERTLTRIMLGFILAGNGVNLLFIVAAGTPGLPPFEGSAPVEDLTDPLPFAMVLTAVVITLGVTAFGMALAYRAWQLFGHDEVPDDVEDRRVLGRSRRRGGGGPELSRSQGLTEENRRGALLRSQGLADEEDLLGGDLSSAADAPQDPTESDEGDPSPRWRRTSEPSVRGRSASTGRPASGHARIADPAGGHPGDHAKVLTPETHLHAEGENPAPERPGHHGAGASGGEH, from the coding sequence ATGCCGATGTCCGTTAGCCTCACCCTGCTGCTCACCGCCGGAGTGCTCATCACCTGCGGCGTCTACCTGGTGCTGGAACGCACCCTCACGCGGATCATGCTCGGGTTCATTCTCGCCGGGAACGGCGTGAATCTGCTGTTCATCGTCGCCGCCGGGACACCCGGCCTGCCGCCGTTCGAGGGCTCCGCCCCGGTGGAGGACCTCACCGACCCGCTGCCGTTCGCGATGGTGCTCACCGCCGTGGTGATCACCCTGGGGGTCACGGCCTTCGGCATGGCCCTGGCGTACCGCGCCTGGCAGCTGTTCGGTCATGACGAGGTGCCCGACGACGTCGAGGATCGTCGCGTGCTGGGGCGCAGCCGCCGCCGCGGCGGCGGGGGACCTGAACTGTCCCGCTCGCAGGGCCTCACGGAGGAGAACCGTCGCGGTGCGCTGCTGCGCTCCCAGGGCCTCGCGGACGAGGAGGATCTGCTCGGCGGAGACCTGTCCTCCGCGGCCGATGCTCCGCAGGACCCGACCGAATCCGACGAGGGCGACCCCAGCCCGCGGTGGCGCCGCACCTCGGAACCGTCGGTGCGGGGCCGCAGCGCCTCGACAGGACGGCCGGCGTCGGGCCATGCCCGCATCGCCGACCCCGCCGGGGGGCACCCGGGTGATCACGCGAAGGTCCTCACCCCGGAAACGCATTTGCATGCCGAGGGGGAGAACCCGGCCCCGGAACGCCCCGGACATCACGGTGCCGGTGCGAGCGGAGGTGAGCACTGA